The segment ACCGGCACCGAACTCGATACCACCGAGTCCCTGGCGTTGCTCGAGCAACTCCATCTCGCCCGGGTTCGCTCGCTGATCCTCTCTGGCAGCGATCCGATGGCACGCTCCGACTTCTTCAAGATCATCGCCCGGGCCCGCGAGCTGGACCTCAATGTGCTGCTGTCCACGGACGGTAGCCGCCTGACAGGCATGAACGCCGTCAAGCTGGCTGCCTATGGTCTCGACTACGTCGGTATCCAGATCGACGGGCTGCAGTACACGCACAACCATGTGCAACGCTCCCGCCACGCCTACCAACGCGCCTTGCGCGGCCTGCGTGCTGCCCGCAACGCCCACCTGAGAGTCGGGATGCGCATGACACTGAGCCCGATGAACGCTGCGGAGTTGCCCGCGGTGGTGGCCCTGGCGGACAGCGAGCGCATCGACAGGTTTCATCTCTCTCAGCCCTGCCCTGCGGACTGCGCGCACGACTCCGCCCAGAACACATCACTTCGTGACATGACGCGTGCTTCGCTCGAGTGGCTGTTCGATTATGTGTGGATGCGAGCGCAGAAAGGCAATGCAGGCGACTTCGTCACCAGCCAGCACGCGGCCAGCAGCGCCTATCTGCTGCATTGGGTCTCAACACGCGCGCCACACCATCTGGCGGCCATTCGCGAGCGTATCGCGTGCGCCAGCAAGGCCAAGGGCGCTGGCATCCTTCTGATCGATGCGCTCGGCCGCGTCCATCGGGGCTCGGCTCGGCTCGATGAAACTTGCGGCAATGTACGCGAACGACCGTTCAGCGACATCGCCGAGCAACGCTTGATCCACGCGTAGTTCGCCAGAGCTACGCCGATAGTACGCGCCAGCATCTACTTTGATATTCGACAAGAGTGGGACACGGAGCCTGTGCCACGCTTGCCCGTCACTACTACGCATACAAGGTGAATTCAACATGACAGAGCATTGGCTGACGCTGGCCGGCCGGCGATTGCTGCCGATCGTGCAGGGCGGCATGGGCATCGGCATTTCGGCGCACAGGCTGGCGGGAACCGTTGCCAGTCAGAACGGCGTTGGCACCATTGCCAGTATCGACTTGCGCCACCATCATCCCGACCTGATGGCGCAAACCGCCGGTACGCGTGACAAGGCACGCATCGAGGCCGCCAACCTGGTGGCGCTGGACCGCGAAATCCGCGCCGCGCGCGAACTCTCGGAAGGACGTGGCCTGATCGCCGTGAACGTGATGAAGGCCGTCGGCTCGCACGCGCAACTGGTTCGTCAGGCTTGCGAGAGCGGCGCCGACGCGATCGTCATGGGTGCCGGCCTACCGCTGGACCTGCCCGATCTCGCCGCCGACCACCCGAAAGTGGCGTTGATTCCGATCCTCTCGGAATCGCGTGGCATCGGACTGGTAATCCGCCGCTGGATGAAGAAAGGCCGACTGCCGGACGCCATCGTGGTCGAGCATCCCGCCCATGCGGGTGGCCACCTCGGTGCGTCAGCCATCGAGGATATTGGCGACGACCGCTTTTCGTTCGACCGTGTGCTGGACGAGTGCCGCGAGTTGTTCAAGACGCTGGGCCTGACGTGGGGCAGCATCCCGCTGATTCTTGCCGGCGGCATGAACAGCCACACCAAGATCCGGCATTGGCTCGACAAAGGCGCCGCTGCGGTGCAAGTCGGCACCGCCTTCGCCGTCACAGAGGAATCCGACGCGCATCCAGCCTTCAAGCACGTACTGGCCACGGCGCGCCCGGAAACGTTGCGCGAATTCACGAGCGTAGCCGGTCTGCCCGCCCGTGCCGTGCTGACGCCCTGGCTGGCGAAGTACCTATCTACAGAGAGCCGCTTGCAGCGCCGTGCGAAAACGCGCGATTGTCTGGAAGGATTCGATTGCCTGCAGGCCTGTGGCCTGCGAGATGGTATCGCCCGTATCGGCCAGTTCTGCATCGACCTCAAACTGGCAC is part of the Cupriavidus metallidurans CH34 genome and harbors:
- a CDS encoding NAD(P)H-dependent flavin oxidoreductase, encoding MTEHWLTLAGRRLLPIVQGGMGIGISAHRLAGTVASQNGVGTIASIDLRHHHPDLMAQTAGTRDKARIEAANLVALDREIRAARELSEGRGLIAVNVMKAVGSHAQLVRQACESGADAIVMGAGLPLDLPDLAADHPKVALIPILSESRGIGLVIRRWMKKGRLPDAIVVEHPAHAGGHLGASAIEDIGDDRFSFDRVLDECRELFKTLGLTWGSIPLILAGGMNSHTKIRHWLDKGAAAVQVGTAFAVTEESDAHPAFKHVLATARPETLREFTSVAGLPARAVLTPWLAKYLSTESRLQRRAKTRDCLEGFDCLQACGLRDGIARIGQFCIDLKLAQAVRGDVERGLFFRGKGTLPFGEAIRPVADLMHYLLTGEKPADLTEDTARAVSMA
- a CDS encoding radical SAM protein produces the protein MLRVSRFMEALCDGAPTSALPRDRRNDESPVVIWHPCAHDPSTAGTGTGTGTELDTTESLALLEQLHLARVRSLILSGSDPMARSDFFKIIARARELDLNVLLSTDGSRLTGMNAVKLAAYGLDYVGIQIDGLQYTHNHVQRSRHAYQRALRGLRAARNAHLRVGMRMTLSPMNAAELPAVVALADSERIDRFHLSQPCPADCAHDSAQNTSLRDMTRASLEWLFDYVWMRAQKGNAGDFVTSQHAASSAYLLHWVSTRAPHHLAAIRERIACASKAKGAGILLIDALGRVHRGSARLDETCGNVRERPFSDIAEQRLIHA